A stretch of the Planktothricoides raciborskii GIHE-MW2 genome encodes the following:
- the rplL gene encoding 50S ribosomal protein L7/L12, giving the protein MSAATDEILEKLKGLTLLEAAELVKQIEETFGVSAAAPVGGMMMMAPGAGAAAAEPEEEKTEFDVILEEVPADKKIAVLKVVRALTGLGLKEAKDLVESAPKAVKEAVAKEAAEDAKKQLEESGAKVSIK; this is encoded by the coding sequence ATGTCTGCTGCAACTGATGAAATTTTGGAAAAGCTAAAAGGTTTGACCCTGCTGGAAGCCGCTGAACTGGTTAAGCAAATTGAAGAAACTTTTGGTGTTAGCGCTGCTGCCCCTGTTGGTGGCATGATGATGATGGCCCCCGGTGCTGGTGCTGCCGCTGCTGAACCAGAAGAAGAAAAAACCGAGTTTGATGTGATCCTGGAAGAAGTTCCCGCTGATAAGAAGATTGCTGTTCTGAAAGTGGTGCGGGCTTTGACCGGCTTGGGTCTGAAAGAAGCTAAAGATTTAGTTGAATCTGCACCAAAAGCAGTTAAAGAAGCTGTGGCTAAAGAAGCCGCTGAAGATGCTAAGAAGCAACTGGAAGAATCTGGTGCTAAGGTCAGCATTAAGTAA
- the rplJ gene encoding 50S ribosomal protein L10, protein MPRTKEDKQAIVADLKQLLSESQMAVVIEYKGLSVAEITNLRRSLRPSGAVCKITKNTLMKRAVDGDQKWESIEPLLKDASAFLLLKDDLSGAIKAYKEFQKTTKKTELRGGVLEGKLLTEADVTAIGDLPSKEQLYAQIAGALNAVTAKVAIGIKEVPASIARGLQAYADKDNKQESDAA, encoded by the coding sequence TTGCCCAGAACAAAGGAAGATAAACAGGCCATTGTGGCCGATCTAAAACAGCTTTTGAGTGAGTCCCAGATGGCAGTTGTCATCGAATACAAAGGACTTTCCGTTGCTGAGATTACCAATTTGCGCCGCAGCTTGCGACCCAGTGGCGCAGTTTGCAAAATCACCAAAAATACCCTAATGAAACGGGCTGTTGATGGTGATCAAAAGTGGGAATCGATCGAACCATTACTCAAAGATGCTTCGGCATTCCTGCTGCTCAAAGATGATTTGAGTGGGGCTATTAAGGCTTATAAAGAGTTCCAAAAAACTACCAAAAAAACCGAACTTCGGGGTGGGGTTTTAGAAGGAAAACTCTTGACTGAAGCCGATGTGACGGCGATCGGTGACTTGCCCTCTAAAGAGCAACTCTACGCCCAAATCGCTGGCGCTCTCAATGCAGTTACCGCCAAGGTTGCTATTGGCATCAAAGAAGTTCCGGCTTCGATCGCCCGTGGTCTGCAAGCTTATGCGGACAAAGACAACAAACAAGAAAGCGATGCAGCTTAA
- the rplA gene encoding 50S ribosomal protein L1, which yields MPKKVSKRLQALKKKVEEQPYEPLEALKLLKETATAKFPESAEAHIRLGIDPKYTDQQLRTTVVLPKGTGQTVRVAVIARGEKVQEATNAGADVVGSEELIDEIQQGRMDFDKLIATPDVMPQVAKLGRLLGPRGLMPSPKGGSVTFDLAAAINEFKAGKLEFRADRTGIVHVLFGKASFSAEDLLVNLKALQDCIDRNRPSGAKGRYWRSLYVSATMGPSIEVDIALLRDLKAEATVA from the coding sequence ATGCCAAAAAAAGTATCTAAAAGACTACAAGCCCTCAAGAAAAAAGTTGAGGAGCAACCTTACGAGCCTTTAGAAGCTCTCAAACTGTTAAAAGAAACGGCAACAGCCAAGTTTCCTGAATCTGCCGAAGCGCATATTCGTTTAGGAATTGATCCGAAATATACCGACCAACAATTGCGGACTACTGTAGTCCTGCCAAAAGGAACTGGTCAAACGGTGCGTGTAGCCGTGATTGCTCGTGGGGAAAAAGTCCAAGAAGCCACGAATGCGGGTGCTGATGTTGTCGGTTCAGAAGAACTGATTGATGAAATTCAGCAAGGCCGGATGGACTTTGATAAGCTAATTGCCACCCCGGATGTGATGCCCCAAGTGGCTAAGTTAGGGCGATTACTCGGTCCGCGTGGTTTGATGCCATCCCCCAAAGGTGGAAGCGTTACTTTTGATTTGGCGGCGGCGATTAATGAGTTTAAAGCTGGTAAACTAGAGTTCCGCGCCGATCGCACGGGGATTGTCCACGTTCTATTTGGCAAGGCATCCTTCTCAGCGGAGGATTTATTAGTCAATCTGAAGGCATTGCAAGATTGTATTGATCGTAACCGTCCTTCAGGGGCTAAAGGTCGCTACTGGCGCAGTTTGTATGTATCCGCCACAATGGGTCCATCTATTGAAGTGGATATTGCCCTCTTGCGTGACCTAAAAGCAGAAGCGACTGTTGCCTAA
- the rplK gene encoding 50S ribosomal protein L11, protein MAKKVVAVIKLAITAGKANPAPPIGPALGQHGVNIMMFCKEYNARTADQAGLVVPVEISVYEDRSFTFVLKTPPASVLIRKAIGIDRGSGEPNRTKVGSITRAQLQEIAQTKMPDLNANDIEAATRIVEGTARNMGVTVVD, encoded by the coding sequence ATGGCAAAAAAAGTTGTTGCGGTAATTAAGTTGGCTATTACGGCGGGAAAGGCCAACCCAGCACCTCCAATCGGCCCGGCTTTGGGTCAGCATGGCGTTAATATTATGATGTTCTGCAAAGAATACAACGCCAGAACTGCGGATCAAGCAGGTCTAGTGGTGCCAGTGGAAATCAGTGTCTATGAAGACCGCAGTTTCACATTTGTTCTGAAAACCCCGCCAGCATCGGTTCTCATTCGCAAGGCGATCGGGATTGACAGAGGTTCGGGCGAACCAAACCGGACAAAAGTTGGCTCAATTACCAGAGCGCAACTCCAGGAAATTGCCCAAACCAAAATGCCCGACTTAAACGCGAATGATATTGAAGCAGCCACCCGAATTGTGGAAGGTACTGCGAGAAATATGGGTGTAACCGTTGTTGATTAA
- the nusG gene encoding transcription termination/antitermination protein NusG, with protein MTFASDESGYSPEQESLDQESVTPVNQGRWYAVQVASGCEKRVKATLEQRIQTLDIGDRIFQIEIPQVAAVKIRKDGKRMPTEEKIFPGYVLVKMAMDDESWQVVKNTPHVINFVGAEQKRSYGRGRGHVKPMPLSPSEVQRIFKQRQDSEPVVKTSLAPGEKIEVISGPFKDFDGEVIEVSPERSKLKALLSIFGRDTPVELEFNQVRKLS; from the coding sequence ATGACTTTTGCATCGGACGAATCAGGATATTCACCAGAACAGGAAAGTCTGGATCAAGAATCAGTGACCCCAGTCAATCAGGGTCGCTGGTATGCCGTTCAGGTCGCTTCCGGCTGTGAAAAGCGGGTAAAAGCCACCTTAGAACAGCGGATTCAAACCCTGGATATAGGTGACAGAATTTTTCAGATAGAGATTCCGCAGGTAGCTGCTGTCAAAATTCGTAAAGATGGCAAGCGGATGCCCACAGAGGAAAAAATATTTCCTGGGTATGTGCTTGTGAAGATGGCGATGGACGATGAAAGCTGGCAGGTTGTCAAAAATACCCCCCATGTGATTAACTTTGTCGGAGCCGAACAGAAGCGCAGCTATGGTCGAGGACGTGGCCATGTTAAACCCATGCCCCTTTCTCCGTCTGAAGTGCAACGCATCTTTAAACAACGGCAAGACTCCGAGCCAGTTGTTAAAACTTCCCTGGCTCCCGGAGAAAAAATTGAGGTGATTTCAGGCCCCTTCAAAGACTTTGACGGCGAAGTTATTGAAGTCAGCCCTGAGCGTAGTAAACTCAAGGCCCTACTCTCTATTTTCGGACGGGATACGCCAGTGGAACTGGAGTTTAATCAAGTTCGCAAATTGAGCTAA
- the secE gene encoding preprotein translocase subunit SecE, which translates to MAKKTEAEIQDTQKSGFDPAGFFDQTKEELAKVVWPSRQQVISESVAVLLMVILSASLIYLVDNFFDWAAKQVF; encoded by the coding sequence GTGGCCAAGAAAACCGAAGCAGAAATTCAAGATACCCAAAAAAGCGGCTTTGACCCAGCAGGCTTTTTTGATCAAACTAAAGAGGAACTCGCTAAAGTAGTGTGGCCTTCCCGTCAACAGGTCATTAGTGAGTCTGTTGCCGTCCTATTAATGGTGATTCTCTCAGCAAGCTTAATATATCTAGTTGATAATTTTTTCGATTGGGCAGCTAAACAGGTGTTCTGA
- the rplS gene encoding 50S ribosomal protein L19 has protein sequence MHAQEIIRSIEAEQLKSDLPTIYVGDTVRVGVRIREGGKERIQPYEGTVIGIRNGGINETITVRRIFQGVGVERVFLLHSPRIESIKVVSRGKARRAKLYYLRDRVGKATRLKQRFDRPV, from the coding sequence ATGCACGCTCAAGAAATTATCCGTTCCATTGAAGCGGAGCAACTTAAATCGGATCTGCCGACCATTTATGTCGGTGACACCGTAAGGGTTGGCGTCAGAATCCGTGAAGGCGGTAAGGAAAGAATCCAACCCTATGAAGGGACAGTGATTGGCATTCGCAATGGTGGCATTAATGAAACCATTACCGTCAGACGGATTTTCCAAGGTGTTGGTGTAGAGAGGGTATTCCTGCTCCATTCACCTCGCATTGAAAGTATTAAGGTGGTGAGTCGCGGTAAAGCCCGACGCGCCAAACTTTACTATCTGCGCGATCGCGTTGGTAAGGCAACTCGTCTGAAACAGCGCTTTGATCGCCCTGTATAA
- the speY gene encoding deoxyhypusine synthase, whose translation MSPNFGLKIAPAPMSEQINIVDLIDSYFTAYNSARLREICHLLQQKVFREGVTVGLSLSGAMTPAGFGVSTLAPLIRHGFIDYIISTGANLYHDIHYGLGLSLYSGNPFTDDIKLRQSGQIRIYDIIFDYDVLLETDAFIRRLLMSESFQKRMGTAEFHHLLGKYIWETEKQLGIKNSCLLATAYECGVPIYTSSPGDSSIGMNVAAVALEGSQLIIDPAVDVNETAAIAYSARETGTNVPGKSAALILGGGSPKNFLLQTQPQIHEVLGLEERGHDYFIQVTDARPDTGGLSGATPSEAVSWGKVDPHELPNTVVCYTDSTIALPLMTAYVMHQCAPRPLKRLYDRRPEMVTKLKLDYLMAKAEQAKKEKSPEKSLAKVLQNGHRPKQVATYPCGTPIRNGHT comes from the coding sequence ATGTCACCGAATTTTGGCTTGAAAATTGCCCCCGCTCCCATGTCGGAGCAAATTAATATTGTCGATTTAATTGACAGCTATTTTACCGCTTACAACTCTGCGCGTTTGCGGGAAATTTGCCATTTGCTCCAGCAAAAAGTATTTCGCGAAGGTGTCACCGTCGGGCTGAGTCTGTCTGGTGCCATGACTCCAGCGGGTTTTGGGGTTTCTACCTTAGCGCCGTTGATTCGTCACGGTTTTATTGATTATATCATTAGCACTGGGGCGAATTTGTATCACGATATTCATTATGGCTTGGGTTTAAGCCTGTATAGTGGCAATCCATTTACGGATGATATCAAGCTGCGGCAAAGCGGACAGATTCGGATTTATGACATTATCTTTGATTACGATGTCTTGCTGGAAACCGATGCATTTATTCGTCGCCTGCTGATGTCTGAATCTTTCCAAAAACGGATGGGAACCGCTGAGTTTCACCATTTGTTAGGCAAGTATATTTGGGAAACAGAGAAACAATTAGGAATTAAAAATTCTTGCTTGTTGGCTACGGCTTATGAATGTGGCGTACCGATTTATACTTCCTCTCCTGGGGATAGTTCTATTGGGATGAATGTGGCAGCAGTGGCTTTAGAAGGTTCTCAGTTGATTATCGATCCAGCGGTGGATGTGAACGAAACCGCAGCGATCGCCTACTCAGCGCGGGAAACTGGCACGAATGTCCCTGGTAAAAGTGCGGCGTTGATTCTCGGTGGTGGCAGTCCGAAAAACTTCCTGCTGCAAACCCAGCCGCAAATTCACGAAGTGTTGGGTCTGGAAGAACGGGGTCACGACTATTTTATCCAAGTCACCGATGCACGTCCAGATACCGGAGGTCTGTCTGGTGCCACTCCGAGTGAAGCGGTAAGCTGGGGCAAAGTAGATCCCCATGAATTACCGAATACGGTTGTGTGCTACACCGACAGCACGATCGCCTTACCGTTGATGACCGCGTATGTGATGCATCAATGCGCCCCTCGTCCGCTGAAGCGTCTTTACGATCGCCGCCCGGAAATGGTGACTAAACTGAAATTGGATTATCTGATGGCTAAGGCTGAACAGGCGAAAAAGGAAAAATCCCCAGAAAAATCTTTGGCCAAAGTTCTGCAAAATGGACACAGACCAAAGCAAGTCGCCACTTATCCTTGCGGAACCCCCATCCGTAATGGTCATACCTAG
- a CDS encoding inorganic phosphate transporter — protein sequence MTVDFLTLSLPMLPMLPILLLGILAFYVAANLGANDVANSMGTSVGSKALTLRQALIVAGILEFTGAVIFGHEVAETLATQVVNTRFFVGQPEVLLLGMVSVMVACGLWLQIATSWGLPVSSSHGVVGALAGFSWVAAGFQAVDWQTIGVISVTWLVTPLVSGAIAAGFYGVVKYSILDRAAPMQQLQEWTPWLSAALFGIFGAIALPTVTAPVNHWIGDEFGVILPPQDLPLLLGTFAAVTVTVMIWRSAEAGKNIDNNIDHNLDNNLKKDGKNASANRWLVEKQLAKFQVISACFVAFAHGSNDVGNAIAPLAAISYILRTGEIPGANFQIPVWILILGGTGIVTGLAIWGKNVITTVGEKIISLQPSGGFCAELATATTVLIASRLGLPVSTSHALVGGVVGIGLVQNFRSIRLETMRSIILAWLTTVPFSAGLAAAIFWLLNWLIY from the coding sequence ATGACTGTAGATTTTTTGACTTTATCGTTGCCAATGTTGCCAATGTTGCCAATTTTATTGTTAGGAATTTTAGCCTTTTATGTGGCGGCGAATTTGGGCGCCAATGATGTGGCTAATTCAATGGGTACGTCGGTGGGTTCTAAGGCTTTAACCCTAAGACAAGCGTTGATTGTGGCGGGGATTTTGGAGTTTACCGGGGCGGTGATATTTGGTCACGAAGTGGCGGAAACTTTGGCGACCCAAGTGGTGAATACCCGGTTTTTTGTGGGTCAACCGGAAGTGTTGTTGCTGGGGATGGTGTCGGTGATGGTTGCTTGTGGTTTGTGGCTGCAAATTGCTACCAGTTGGGGGTTGCCAGTGTCTTCCTCTCATGGGGTGGTGGGGGCTTTGGCTGGGTTTAGCTGGGTGGCGGCTGGTTTTCAGGCAGTAGACTGGCAAACTATTGGGGTGATTTCTGTGACTTGGTTGGTGACACCGTTGGTCAGCGGGGCGATCGCGGCTGGTTTTTATGGGGTAGTGAAATATTCTATTTTAGATCGTGCGGCACCGATGCAACAATTGCAAGAATGGACTCCTTGGTTAAGTGCGGCGTTGTTTGGCATTTTTGGGGCGATCGCCTTGCCGACTGTAACTGCACCTGTGAATCATTGGATCGGCGATGAATTTGGTGTAATTTTACCTCCCCAAGATTTACCGTTACTGTTAGGAACGTTTGCCGCTGTCACCGTGACGGTGATGATTTGGCGTAGTGCTGAAGCCGGGAAAAATATAGATAATAATATAGATCATAATTTAGATAATAATTTAAAAAAAGATGGCAAAAATGCCAGTGCTAATCGGTGGTTAGTCGAGAAACAATTGGCTAAATTTCAGGTGATCAGTGCTTGCTTTGTGGCGTTTGCTCACGGGTCGAATGATGTGGGAAATGCGATCGCGCCTTTAGCGGCCATATCCTATATTTTGCGAACAGGAGAAATCCCTGGGGCTAATTTTCAGATTCCGGTATGGATTTTAATTCTTGGCGGGACTGGGATTGTCACCGGGTTAGCAATTTGGGGCAAAAACGTGATTACCACCGTGGGAGAAAAGATTATTTCTTTACAACCTAGTGGCGGATTTTGTGCGGAATTAGCCACAGCAACCACCGTATTAATTGCTTCCCGTTTAGGCTTGCCGGTGTCCACTTCTCATGCCTTAGTTGGTGGAGTAGTCGGCATTGGTTTAGTGCAGAACTTTCGGTCAATTCGTTTAGAAACCATGCGGTCAATTATCTTGGCGTGGTTAACTACTGTGCCTTTTTCTGCGGGATTAGCTGCGGCAATTTTTTGGTTGTTAAATTGGTTAATTTATTAA
- a CDS encoding type II toxin-antitoxin system antitoxin SocA domain-containing protein yields MLDKLIKYFVYETKGYITKTQLVKFLYLADLYAVKWTGKQLTDLDWYYYSFGPWHEDIDAALKKMDGQEIIQESQGNSILLKLGSKAGTLADLDLPIGLKLMLDNIRREWAGLGQDRLEQLLEYVYNTAPMLEVTKNHKFDEKVRLNLLAENEKLVNELG; encoded by the coding sequence ATGTTAGACAAGCTGATTAAATATTTTGTCTATGAAACCAAGGGCTATATTACTAAAACACAGCTAGTAAAATTTTTGTATCTAGCTGACCTTTATGCGGTCAAATGGACAGGAAAACAACTGACAGACCTTGATTGGTATTATTACAGTTTTGGCCCTTGGCATGAAGATATAGACGCTGCTTTAAAAAAAATGGACGGACAAGAGATTATTCAAGAATCTCAAGGAAATTCAATCCTGCTCAAACTTGGCTCGAAAGCGGGTACTTTAGCCGACCTGGATTTACCGATTGGTCTGAAATTAATGTTGGACAATATTAGAAGAGAATGGGCTGGTTTAGGACAAGATCGCCTGGAACAATTGTTAGAGTATGTGTATAATACTGCCCCAATGTTAGAGGTGACAAAAAACCATAAATTTGATGAAAAAGTTCGGCTAAATCTTTTAGCTGAAAATGAAAAATTAGTTAATGAATTAGGATGA
- a CDS encoding type II toxin-antitoxin system PemK/MazF family toxin: MAGQKPRQGWVYPINPYRVSLRCKQGHIHIYDLAEPGEVQCKTSFCNLSINSSRVFRGIHPHIIWTSDRFQDESSYITTFTVIPLTSQETYRGLPTTYPVKATTKNSLDRNSFALIHQIYTIDANCLKDSSGNWFERIGQLDKSDKEAIAERLNYYLGISDDPSEDWFLKNASPDLVKKIFGYLSEADKQSVISELIDDFDF; the protein is encoded by the coding sequence ATGGCTGGACAAAAACCTCGACAAGGGTGGGTTTATCCAATCAACCCTTATAGGGTATCTTTGCGGTGCAAACAAGGTCATATTCACATTTATGATTTAGCTGAACCAGGAGAGGTACAGTGCAAGACAAGTTTTTGTAATTTGAGCATTAATTCCAGTCGAGTTTTTCGGGGGATACATCCTCATATTATCTGGACAAGCGATCGCTTCCAGGATGAGTCTAGTTACATTACCACTTTTACAGTAATTCCTCTGACTTCTCAAGAAACTTACAGAGGCTTACCAACGACTTATCCTGTGAAAGCTACTACTAAAAATAGTCTCGATCGCAATTCATTCGCCCTAATTCACCAAATTTATACGATTGACGCTAACTGCTTGAAAGACTCATCTGGAAATTGGTTTGAACGAATTGGACAACTGGATAAATCTGACAAAGAGGCGATCGCAGAACGTTTAAATTATTATTTAGGTATTTCAGATGATCCTAGTGAGGACTGGTTTCTGAAAAATGCCTCTCCAGATTTAGTCAAAAAAATATTTGGCTATCTTTCTGAAGCAGATAAGCAGTCAGTGATTTCTGAATTAATCGATGATTTTGATTTTTGA
- a CDS encoding dynamin-like GTPase family protein translates to MTVNHPECANLKDQVNALLKLLQQEPKLRSQYNTIAVEHSLNKAISPRFEIVFAGAFSAGKSMLINALLERELLYSAEGHATGTECYIEYAEPNQERVVLTFLSLGEIHEQFGMMCKNLGLSTSIDPENIDRPEVIDKLQEICQEIIKKEGGESKSEYAKQAKALSLLIEGYQHNRDRINSVHNAIYSMDQLGFSNLSKAADYARRGSNSAVLKRLEYYCHHPLLKDGNILVDLPGIDAPVKKDAQLTYQKVENPDTSAVVTVLKPAAAGDMTTEETELLEKMKSNPGIRDRVFYVFNRIDQTWYNAQLRQRLDQLIQTQFRDTNRIYKTSGLLGFYGSQIKQTSGRDRFGLDSIFTESVKGLGGQEETPQFVSEFNNYCANSGKLSRSEFRVSVNGYETPNENYVRILSEWGTPLMDQLIQDSGIETFREAITQYLTNEKRPQLFTTLADDLQPICIGLKDYYNSQRQNLASQPREIDAMKAQELDRLNQQLQTIGSELEQYLAKKINLIIAEEDPDFENDFNRLKKQMVVRLDELLHQFSVLEAYKKATGSHSRNATAPFLAVLVEALYYLANELEDVLVEYAQMVVTNFCQRLLDSVKKTDSYLNLYRLLGKDGGIEQQFKKLEETLLSLIANEARRECDRYVRESPRFYDEGTFSIYQFRQTLQQTSQSYGAESIIKAEPAIRQLLKLDFEPKVSATIRSHFRQGMNQTLKTQVLPLAEQYKLDILQKYDVARAYLEKSLEKEAELKIAQNQKNLDVVEEKIAAYNQAVQGINACLQSMNLYGQQLPVISDNVSGDEFADAGELRENPDTISADLIG, encoded by the coding sequence ATGACTGTTAATCATCCCGAATGTGCTAACTTGAAAGACCAAGTTAATGCCTTGTTAAAGTTGCTCCAGCAAGAACCAAAACTGCGATCGCAATACAATACTATCGCTGTTGAACATTCCTTAAATAAAGCTATTTCACCTCGCTTTGAAATTGTGTTTGCCGGGGCATTTAGTGCCGGAAAGTCGATGTTAATTAATGCGCTGTTAGAACGAGAATTATTATACAGTGCCGAAGGACACGCGACGGGAACCGAATGTTATATTGAATACGCAGAACCCAATCAAGAACGGGTGGTTTTAACGTTTTTAAGTCTAGGGGAAATTCACGAGCAATTCGGGATGATGTGCAAGAATCTGGGATTAAGTACCTCTATAGATCCAGAAAATATCGATCGCCCCGAAGTAATCGATAAGTTACAAGAAATATGCCAGGAGATTATTAAAAAAGAGGGGGGAGAAAGTAAGTCTGAATATGCCAAACAAGCTAAAGCGTTAAGTTTACTCATAGAAGGTTATCAGCATAACCGCGATCGCATCAACTCGGTTCATAATGCCATCTATTCTATGGATCAATTGGGGTTTTCTAACCTGAGTAAAGCGGCAGATTATGCGCGACGGGGTAGCAATAGCGCGGTGTTGAAACGGTTAGAGTATTACTGTCATCATCCCCTGTTAAAAGATGGGAATATTTTGGTTGATTTGCCGGGAATTGATGCACCAGTAAAAAAAGATGCCCAGCTAACTTATCAGAAAGTGGAAAATCCGGATACTTCGGCGGTGGTGACGGTTTTAAAACCAGCGGCTGCGGGAGATATGACCACAGAAGAGACGGAATTACTGGAAAAAATGAAGAGTAATCCCGGAATTCGCGATCGTGTATTTTATGTGTTTAACCGGATTGACCAAACTTGGTATAATGCTCAATTACGACAACGGTTAGATCAACTAATCCAGACTCAGTTTCGCGATACCAACCGCATTTACAAAACCAGTGGCTTGTTGGGATTTTATGGCAGTCAAATTAAACAAACCAGTGGGCGCGATCGCTTTGGTTTAGACTCCATATTTACCGAAAGCGTTAAAGGACTTGGGGGACAAGAAGAAACACCCCAATTTGTCAGCGAATTTAACAACTATTGTGCCAACTCTGGGAAACTTTCCCGCAGTGAATTTCGGGTTTCCGTGAATGGGTATGAAACCCCGAATGAGAACTATGTGCGGATTTTGAGTGAGTGGGGGACACCTTTAATGGATCAACTCATTCAAGATAGTGGGATTGAGACATTTCGGGAAGCGATTACTCAGTATCTTACGAATGAAAAGCGCCCCCAACTGTTTACTACTCTGGCTGACGATTTACAACCAATTTGTATCGGGTTAAAAGATTACTATAATAGCCAACGGCAAAACCTAGCCAGTCAACCTCGCGAAATCGATGCGATGAAAGCGCAAGAGTTGGATCGACTCAACCAGCAATTGCAAACCATTGGCAGTGAGTTAGAGCAATATTTGGCGAAAAAAATTAACCTAATTATTGCCGAAGAAGATCCAGATTTTGAAAATGATTTTAATCGGCTGAAAAAACAAATGGTCGTGCGACTTGATGAGTTACTGCATCAGTTTTCTGTGCTGGAAGCTTATAAAAAAGCAACGGGTAGCCATAGTCGGAATGCCACGGCGCCTTTTTTGGCGGTTTTGGTGGAAGCATTATACTATCTTGCCAATGAATTAGAGGATGTTTTGGTGGAATATGCTCAAATGGTGGTGACAAATTTCTGTCAGCGTCTTTTGGACTCCGTGAAAAAAACCGATAGTTATCTGAATTTGTATCGGTTGTTGGGTAAAGATGGGGGAATTGAACAGCAGTTTAAAAAGTTAGAGGAGACTTTGTTAAGTTTGATTGCTAATGAAGCGCGGCGAGAATGCGATCGCTATGTGCGGGAAAGTCCCCGATTTTACGATGAAGGCACTTTTTCTATCTATCAGTTTCGCCAAACCTTGCAACAAACTTCTCAAAGTTATGGGGCTGAAAGTATCATCAAGGCAGAACCGGCAATTCGCCAATTACTCAAGTTAGATTTTGAGCCCAAAGTTTCTGCCACTATTCGCAGTCATTTCCGGCAAGGGATGAACCAAACTCTGAAAACTCAAGTGTTACCTTTGGCGGAACAATACAAGTTAGATATTCTCCAAAAGTATGATGTGGCGCGGGCTTATTTAGAGAAAAGCTTGGAAAAGGAAGCAGAGTTAAAGATTGCTCAAAATCAAAAGAACCTCGATGTTGTTGAAGAAAAAATTGCCGCTTATAATCAGGCGGTTCAGGGGATTAATGCTTGTTTACAATCGATGAATTTATACGGTCAGCAATTGCCGGTGATTTCTGACAATGTTTCTGGTGATGAGTTTGCCGATGCCGGTGAATTACGGGAAAATCCTGACACGATTTCAGCCGATTTAATCGGTTAA
- a CDS encoding KGK domain-containing protein: MNQQKFQALTNEEDVISVKEDNMHSYVMGSPMFKLVDMVRKLSVKLVGMNEIDWDKSNYQKKKWITDGVKCEVLSVSEGKWKTGKLRIKLVFEFCPDEPKSSTASKSPLDDLRG, translated from the coding sequence ATGAATCAACAAAAATTTCAAGCTTTGACCAATGAAGAAGATGTCATCTCCGTTAAAGAAGACAATATGCATAGTTATGTTATGGGTTCTCCCATGTTTAAACTGGTCGATATGGTGAGAAAGTTATCTGTTAAGTTGGTCGGGATGAATGAAATCGATTGGGATAAATCAAATTACCAGAAAAAAAAATGGATTACTGATGGAGTAAAATGTGAAGTATTAAGTGTCAGTGAAGGAAAATGGAAAACTGGAAAATTGAGAATTAAACTCGTATTTGAATTTTGCCCTGATGAACCTAAGTCGAGTACGGCTAGTAAGTCACCTCTGGATGATTTACGAGGCTAA
- a CDS encoding KGK domain-containing protein — MARRKWVSDGIKCEILKVGEGIWKKGKMRIKVVLEFCPDEPKSSNSLLTASNSPLDDLRG, encoded by the coding sequence ATAGCAAGAAGAAAATGGGTCAGTGATGGAATTAAGTGTGAAATATTGAAAGTAGGTGAAGGGATATGGAAAAAGGGAAAAATGAGAATTAAGGTTGTACTTGAATTCTGTCCCGATGAACCCAAGTCTAGTAATTCACTTCTTACGGCTAGTAATTCACCTCTGGATGATTTACGAGGCTAA
- a CDS encoding HNH endonuclease, with amino-acid sequence MTKTPRIKIPPEVRQFVLNRDNFQCRSCGSRENLQVDHIIPLAKGGANDLSNLQTLCSVCNSQKSDRLDPRFKRLFS; translated from the coding sequence ATGACAAAAACACCTAGAATTAAAATTCCCCCAGAAGTGAGACAATTTGTGTTAAATCGAGATAATTTCCAATGTCGCAGTTGTGGCAGTCGGGAAAATCTTCAAGTAGATCATATTATTCCTCTTGCCAAAGGAGGGGCGAACGATTTGAGTAATTTACAAACCCTATGTTCTGTTTGTAATAGCCAAAAAAGCGATCGCCTCGATCCACGGTTTAAACGACTTTTTAGTTAA